The Alphaproteobacteria bacterium genomic sequence TGACGAAGGAATCGCCCGCTTTTGTCGCAGCTTTCTCAGCAGCTTGTAGAACTTTTGAAAGGTCAGGGGTCATGTAGATTTGTTCAGCACCACTGCCCTGGACTTGGGGCACTTTGCTGAGCAGAGATTCAACTTCAACTTGGGCTAGTTGGATATTACCACCGGCGGATTCAATGAGATTTGCGGCCAAGCCCTGGGGATCACTTAGAAAAACTTTCAATAAGTGTTCAGGCAACAGCCGTTGATGATTGGAATTCTGGGCGAGGGTTTGGGCGGACTGTAAAAAACCCTTAACGCGATCGGTAAATTTATCAAGATTCATGGGCGATCTCCTTGATATTTTTATAACAAAAATT encodes the following:
- a CDS encoding Clp protease N-terminal domain-containing protein, translated to MNLDKFTDRVKGFLQSAQTLAQNSNHQRLLPEHLLKVFLSDPQGLAANLIESAGGNIQLAQVEVESLLSKVPQVQGSGAEQIYMTPDLSKVLQAAEKAATKAGDSFVTLEYILLAMALESTLAVSKVFKAAGVTAQTLNTAIQNLRKGREAHSSSSEDTYDALKKYARDLTQAARDNKLDPVIGRDEEIRRTIQVLARRTKNNPV